One Sphingomicrobium marinum genomic window carries:
- the fusA gene encoding elongation factor G, translating to MARDYPLERYRNIGIMAHIDAGKTTTTERILYYTGKSYKIGEVHDGAATMDWMEQEQERGITITSAATTTFWSSDDGKGEKHRINIIDTPGHVDFTIEVERSLRVLDGAVAVFDGVAGVEPQSETVWRQADKYKVPRMCFINKLDRTGADFYYCVDSIVERLGANPLVLTLPIGAEDQLKGVVDLVRMRAIVWKDESLGAEFVYEEIPADLADKAAEYHEKLVEAAVEQDDDVMMAYLEGEMPDAETLKGLIRKGTLNQAFVPVLCGSAFKNKGVQPLLDAVVDYMPSPTDVPAIRGVVPGTEEEAKRPSSDDEPFSALAFKIMNDPFVGSLTFCRIYSGKLSKGSVLNSVKEKKEKIGRMLLMHSNNREDIEEAFAGDIVAIAGLKETTTGDTLCAEKAPIILERMEFPDPVIELSVEPKTKADQEKMGIALNRLAAEDPSFRVTTDHESGQTIIKGMGELHLDIIVDRMKREFKVDANVGAPQVAYRESLKKPTELTYTHKKQSGGSGQFAEVKVALTPGERGAGINFTDNVKGGNIPKEYIPSVEKGMRETAETGALIGFPIIDFDIELLDGKYHDVDSSALAFEIAGRAAMREAADRAGIKLLEPVMKVEVVTPEDYLGDVIGDLNSRRGQIQGTDSRGNAQVVAAHVPLANMFGYINELRSFTSGRAQYSMQFSHYDEVPQNVADELKAKMA from the coding sequence ATGGCCCGCGACTATCCGCTGGAGCGTTATCGCAACATCGGCATCATGGCGCACATCGATGCCGGCAAGACCACCACCACCGAGCGTATCCTCTACTACACCGGTAAATCGTACAAGATCGGCGAAGTCCATGACGGCGCCGCCACGATGGACTGGATGGAGCAGGAGCAGGAGCGCGGCATCACCATTACGTCGGCTGCCACGACCACCTTCTGGTCGTCGGACGACGGTAAGGGCGAAAAGCACCGCATCAACATCATCGACACGCCGGGCCACGTCGACTTCACGATTGAAGTCGAGCGTTCGCTGCGCGTGCTCGACGGCGCGGTCGCGGTGTTCGACGGCGTTGCCGGTGTCGAACCGCAGTCCGAGACCGTCTGGCGCCAGGCCGACAAGTACAAGGTCCCGCGGATGTGCTTCATCAACAAGCTCGACCGTACCGGTGCCGATTTCTACTACTGCGTCGATTCGATCGTCGAGCGCCTGGGTGCCAACCCGCTGGTGCTGACGCTGCCGATCGGTGCGGAAGACCAATTGAAGGGCGTGGTCGACCTTGTCCGCATGCGCGCGATCGTCTGGAAGGACGAGAGCCTGGGCGCTGAGTTCGTCTACGAAGAAATTCCCGCCGATCTCGCCGACAAGGCCGCCGAATATCATGAAAAGCTCGTCGAAGCTGCCGTTGAGCAGGACGACGATGTCATGATGGCCTACCTCGAAGGCGAAATGCCCGATGCGGAAACGCTCAAGGGCCTCATCCGCAAGGGTACGCTCAACCAGGCGTTCGTGCCGGTGCTGTGCGGTTCGGCCTTCAAGAACAAGGGTGTCCAGCCGCTGCTCGACGCCGTTGTCGACTACATGCCGAGCCCGACCGACGTTCCCGCCATCCGCGGTGTCGTCCCGGGCACCGAAGAAGAAGCCAAGCGTCCGAGCTCGGACGACGAGCCCTTCTCGGCGCTGGCCTTCAAGATCATGAACGACCCGTTCGTCGGCTCGCTCACCTTCTGCCGCATCTATTCGGGCAAGCTCTCGAAGGGTTCGGTTCTCAACTCCGTCAAGGAGAAGAAGGAAAAGATCGGCCGCATGCTGCTGATGCACTCGAACAACCGCGAGGACATCGAAGAAGCATTCGCCGGCGACATCGTCGCCATTGCGGGTCTCAAGGAAACCACCACGGGTGACACGCTGTGTGCCGAAAAGGCGCCGATCATCCTGGAACGCATGGAATTCCCGGATCCGGTTATCGAACTGTCGGTGGAACCCAAGACCAAGGCCGATCAGGAAAAGATGGGCATCGCGCTCAACCGCCTGGCTGCCGAGGATCCCTCGTTCCGCGTCACGACCGATCACGAAAGCGGCCAGACGATCATCAAGGGCATGGGCGAACTCCACCTCGACATCATCGTCGACCGCATGAAGCGCGAATTCAAGGTGGACGCCAATGTCGGCGCGCCGCAAGTCGCCTATCGTGAATCTTTGAAGAAGCCGACCGAGCTGACCTACACCCACAAGAAGCAGTCGGGTGGTTCGGGCCAGTTCGCCGAGGTGAAGGTTGCGCTGACCCCGGGTGAACGCGGTGCCGGCATCAACTTCACCGACAACGTCAAGGGCGGTAACATTCCCAAGGAATATATCCCGTCGGTCGAAAAGGGCATGCGCGAGACCGCCGAAACCGGCGCGCTCATCGGCTTCCCGATCATCGACTTCGACATCGAACTGCTCGACGGCAAGTATCACGACGTCGACTCTTCGGCGCTGGCCTTCGAAATCGCCGGTCGTGCAGCGATGCGCGAGGCGGCGGATCGTGCCGGCATCAAGCTGCTCGAACCCGTTATGAAGGTTGAAGTCGTCACTCCCGAGGACTATCTCGGCGACGTGATCGGTGACCTCAACTCGCGTCGTGGTCAGATCCAGGGCACTGACAGCCGCGGTAACGCACAGGTTGTTGCTGCTCACGTGCCGCTGGCGAACATGTTCGGCTACATTAACGAACTGCGCAGCTTCACCTCGGGTCGTGCCCAATATTCGATGCAGTTCTCGCACTATGACGAAGTGCCGCAGAATGTTGCGGACGAATTGAAGGCGAAGATGGCCTAA
- the tuf gene encoding elongation factor Tu yields MAKAKFERNKPHVNIGTIGHVDHGKTSLTAAITKTLAEAGTSQAVDFANIDKAPEERERGITISTAHVEYETENRHYAHVDCPGHADYVKNMITGAAQMDGAILVVSAADGPMPQTKEHILLAKQVGVPTMVVWLNKVDQVDDPELLELVELEIREELSKRDFDGDNIPIIAGSALAALEDSNREIGQEAILKLMAAVDEWIPEPDRPLDKPFLMPIEDVFSISGRGTVVTGRVETGIVNVGDEVEIVGIKDTTKTTVTGVEMFRKLLDQGQAGDNIGALIRGVGREEVERGQVLAAPGSITPHTDFEAEVYVLSKDEGGRHTPFFANYRPQFYFRTTDVTGEITLPEGTEMVMPGDNVSLGVKLIAPIAMDQGLRFAIREGGRTVGAGVVGKITA; encoded by the coding sequence ATGGCGAAGGCAAAATTTGAGCGGAACAAACCGCACGTGAACATCGGCACCATCGGTCACGTCGACCATGGTAAGACCTCGCTGACCGCAGCGATCACCAAGACGCTCGCGGAAGCGGGTACGTCGCAGGCTGTCGATTTTGCAAACATCGACAAGGCGCCGGAAGAGCGCGAGCGCGGCATCACCATTTCGACGGCGCACGTCGAGTATGAGACGGAAAACCGTCACTATGCTCACGTCGATTGCCCGGGTCACGCTGACTATGTGAAGAACATGATCACCGGTGCCGCCCAGATGGACGGCGCGATCCTCGTCGTTTCGGCGGCTGACGGCCCCATGCCGCAGACCAAGGAGCACATCCTGCTCGCCAAGCAGGTCGGCGTGCCGACCATGGTCGTGTGGCTCAACAAGGTCGACCAGGTTGACGATCCCGAACTGCTCGAGCTCGTCGAACTCGAAATCCGCGAAGAACTTTCGAAGCGTGACTTCGACGGCGACAACATTCCGATCATTGCCGGTTCGGCGCTTGCTGCCCTCGAAGACAGCAACCGCGAAATCGGTCAGGAAGCCATTCTTAAGCTGATGGCTGCCGTCGACGAGTGGATCCCTGAGCCGGATCGTCCGCTGGACAAGCCGTTCCTCATGCCGATCGAAGACGTTTTCTCGATCTCGGGTCGCGGTACGGTTGTCACCGGCCGCGTCGAAACCGGCATCGTGAACGTTGGCGATGAAGTCGAAATCGTCGGCATCAAGGACACCACCAAGACGACCGTCACGGGCGTCGAAATGTTCCGCAAGCTGCTCGACCAGGGCCAGGCTGGCGATAACATCGGTGCGCTGATCCGCGGCGTCGGCCGTGAAGAAGTCGAGCGTGGCCAGGTTCTGGCTGCTCCGGGTTCGATCACGCCGCACACCGACTTCGAAGCCGAAGTCTACGTCCTGTCGAAGGACGAAGGCGGCCGTCACACGCCGTTCTTCGCGAACTACCGTCCGCAGTTCTACTTCCGCACCACCGACGTGACGGGTGAAATCACCCTTCCGGAAGGTACGGAAATGGTCATGCCGGGCGACAACGTGTCGCTGGGTGTCAAGCTGATCGCTCCGATCGCTATGGACCAGGGTCTGCGCTTCGCGATCCGTGAAGGCGGTCGAACCGTCGGCGCGGGCGTGGTCGGCAAGATCACCGCGTAA
- a CDS encoding OmpA family protein, translated as MNILNQSKVILLLAAAAIPASAVSAQDVDGMESITVEGQLPASLEGLPAGPEIKGFIAARNGAQMQVAGDTGTSTPVLVAPTTEIKSSGGFLGLDKDRLDANALFNGLPVSVKTVEWGDRLIATKVSLKEKHLRTASMIHNGTAQRFGEHDMAISQNAAATEALRGRFGDIDQYNIKATTDIYFDTGKWAVSSDEVSQLCDAAAEAEAMDNALLLVVGYTDSVGDEDYNQVLSEKRAGKVVNTLQQKCGWAPWRMLTPTGMAESDPAADNATAQGRAQNRRVAVNILVSKAVDGMQQASR; from the coding sequence GTGAATATTTTGAACCAGTCGAAAGTCATCCTGCTGCTGGCCGCGGCGGCCATCCCGGCTAGCGCGGTCTCCGCGCAGGATGTCGATGGAATGGAATCGATCACCGTAGAAGGCCAACTTCCGGCCTCGCTGGAGGGCTTGCCGGCAGGGCCCGAGATCAAAGGCTTCATCGCCGCGCGCAATGGCGCGCAGATGCAGGTCGCGGGCGATACCGGGACGAGTACGCCGGTTCTCGTGGCCCCGACTACCGAGATCAAGTCGAGCGGCGGCTTCCTCGGGCTCGACAAGGACAGGCTGGATGCCAATGCGCTGTTCAATGGGCTGCCCGTCTCAGTGAAGACGGTGGAATGGGGCGACCGCCTGATCGCCACCAAGGTCAGCCTCAAGGAAAAACACCTTCGTACCGCGTCGATGATCCATAACGGCACCGCGCAGCGCTTCGGCGAACACGATATGGCCATCTCGCAAAATGCGGCGGCAACCGAGGCCCTGCGCGGTCGCTTCGGCGACATCGACCAGTACAACATCAAGGCCACGACCGACATCTACTTCGACACGGGCAAGTGGGCCGTCTCGAGCGACGAGGTAAGCCAGCTGTGCGATGCAGCGGCCGAGGCCGAGGCGATGGACAACGCGCTGCTGCTGGTGGTCGGCTATACCGACTCCGTCGGCGACGAGGACTATAACCAGGTGCTGAGCGAGAAGCGCGCCGGCAAGGTCGTTAACACTTTGCAGCAGAAGTGCGGCTGGGCGCCGTGGCGCATGCTGACCCCCACCGGCATGGCCGAGTCCGACCCGGCGGCCGACAACGCGACCGCGCAGGGCCGTGCCCAGAACCGCCGCGTCGCGGTGAACATCCTTGTTAGCAAGGCCGTCGACGGCATGCAGCAGGCCAGTCGCTGA
- the rpsJ gene encoding 30S ribosomal protein S10 produces the protein METQNIRIRLKAFDHRVLDQATGDIADTARRTGALIRGPIPLPTRIEKFTVNRSPHIDKKSREQFEVRTYKRLLDIVQPTPQTVDALMKLDLAAGVDVEIKLA, from the coding sequence ATGGAAACGCAGAACATTCGCATTCGTCTCAAGGCTTTCGACCATCGTGTGCTCGATCAGGCTACAGGTGACATTGCAGACACGGCACGTCGTACCGGCGCGCTGATCCGTGGTCCTATCCCCCTGCCGACGCGCATCGAGAAGTTCACCGTGAACCGTTCGCCGCACATCGACAAGAAGTCGCGCGAACAGTTCGAGGTCCGCACCTACAAGCGCCTGCTCGATATCGTGCAGCCGACGCCGCAGACGGTCGACGCTTTGATGAAGCTCGATCTCGCTGCAGGGGTGGACGTAGAGATCAAACTGGCCTAA
- the rplC gene encoding 50S ribosomal protein L3: MRTGVIAKKMGMTRLFQEDGRHVPVTVLQLDELQVVGRREEDKDGYTAVALGAGKAKAKNVAKPQRVQYGKNEIEPKMKVVEFRVSEDALLDVGANITADHFIAGQLVDISGVTQGKGFAGAMKRWGFGGLRATHGVSISHRSHGSTGNRQDPGRVFKGKKMAGHMGARNRTQQNLMIVRTDVERGLIFVKGSVPGPKGGWLMVKDAVKVPLPEGVPFPAAMRRNADEVASEEAPAGFVEEGAVQEAAPTPTHAEVEAMAAEQTADDNKTDDGDKPEAEKGKE, translated from the coding sequence ATGCGCACTGGCGTGATCGCGAAAAAGATGGGCATGACCCGTTTGTTCCAAGAAGACGGCAGGCACGTGCCTGTGACCGTTCTTCAGCTGGACGAACTGCAGGTCGTCGGTCGTCGCGAAGAAGATAAAGACGGCTATACGGCCGTTGCCCTGGGTGCCGGCAAGGCGAAGGCGAAGAACGTCGCCAAGCCGCAGCGCGTCCAGTACGGCAAGAACGAAATCGAACCCAAGATGAAGGTCGTCGAGTTCCGCGTCTCGGAAGATGCGCTGCTCGATGTCGGCGCGAACATCACCGCCGATCATTTCATCGCGGGCCAGCTGGTCGACATTTCGGGCGTTACCCAGGGTAAGGGTTTCGCGGGCGCCATGAAGCGTTGGGGCTTCGGCGGTCTGCGGGCCACCCACGGCGTCTCGATCTCGCACCGTTCGCATGGTTCGACGGGTAACCGTCAGGATCCGGGCCGCGTCTTCAAAGGCAAGAAGATGGCCGGTCACATGGGCGCGCGCAATCGCACCCAGCAGAACCTCATGATTGTCCGCACCGACGTCGAGCGCGGCCTCATCTTCGTCAAGGGCTCGGTGCCCGGTCCGAAGGGTGGCTGGCTGATGGTCAAGGACGCGGTCAAGGTGCCGCTGCCAGAAGGCGTTCCCTTCCCGGCCGCCATGCGCCGCAATGCGGATGAAGTTGCTTCGGAAGAAGCGCCCGCCGGCTTCGTTGAAGAAGGTGCCGTGCAGGAAGCTGCACCGACGCCGACCCACGCCGAAGTCGAAGCGATGGCTGCCGAGCAGACCGCTGACGACAACAAGACGGACGACGGCGACAAGCCCGAAGCCGAAAAAGGCAAGGAATAA
- the rplD gene encoding 50S ribosomal protein L4, with protein MKVKVQTLDAKADGDVQLNADIFGVEPREDILHRVVTWQLINRRAPARATRERSDVARTGAKFGRQKGSGNARHGSRRAPIFVGGGKAHGARARTFSSSLNKKIRTLGLKMALSSKAKDGKLIVVSDLDMNGDAKTKALSAKLDKLGFGKTNLVVDGEAVNVGFARASANIPSINLMPAAGANVYDILRHETLVITRAGLEKLEARFNG; from the coding sequence ATGAAGGTCAAGGTACAGACCCTCGACGCGAAAGCGGACGGCGACGTCCAGCTCAACGCCGATATTTTCGGTGTCGAGCCTCGCGAAGATATTCTTCACCGCGTCGTGACGTGGCAGCTCATTAATCGTCGTGCCCCGGCACGTGCGACCCGCGAGCGTAGCGATGTTGCGCGCACTGGCGCCAAGTTCGGCCGTCAGAAGGGTTCGGGTAACGCCCGTCACGGTTCGCGCCGTGCGCCGATCTTCGTCGGCGGTGGTAAGGCCCACGGCGCTCGCGCCCGCACCTTCTCGTCGAGCCTCAACAAGAAGATTCGCACGCTGGGTCTCAAGATGGCGCTCTCGAGCAAGGCCAAGGACGGCAAGCTGATCGTCGTGTCGGACCTCGACATGAACGGTGATGCCAAGACCAAGGCGCTGTCGGCCAAGCTCGACAAGCTGGGTTTCGGCAAGACCAACCTCGTCGTCGACGGCGAAGCGGTCAATGTCGGCTTCGCGCGTGCGTCGGCCAACATCCCGAGCATCAACCTGATGCCGGCGGCCGGTGCCAACGTCTATGACATCCTCCGCCACGAGACGCTGGTCATCACCCGCGCCGGGCTGGAGAAGCTGGAGGCACGTTTCAATGGCTAA
- a CDS encoding 50S ribosomal protein L23 — protein MAKAAKKAVENRHYDVVLAPHITEKSTMASEHNAVVFKVSGDATKPQIKEAVEALFDVTVTKVNTIVSKGKVKRWRGKPYKRTDEKKAIVTLKDGDMIDITSGI, from the coding sequence ATGGCTAAGGCAGCGAAGAAAGCGGTCGAGAACCGCCACTACGATGTCGTCCTGGCGCCGCACATCACCGAAAAGTCGACCATGGCGTCGGAACATAATGCGGTGGTGTTCAAGGTTTCGGGCGATGCCACCAAGCCGCAGATCAAGGAAGCCGTCGAGGCGTTGTTCGACGTGACGGTGACCAAGGTCAACACGATCGTGTCGAAGGGCAAGGTCAAGCGCTGGCGGGGCAAGCCCTACAAGCGCACCGATGAGAAAAAAGCGATCGTCACCCTCAAGGATGGTGACATGATCGATATCACGAGCGGGATCTAG
- the rplB gene encoding 50S ribosomal protein L2, which produces MALKQYKPTSPARRGLVLVDKSALYKGKPVKSLTKGKTKTGGRNNKGHVTSRGIGGGHKQKYRLVDFKRRKWDVEGTIERIEYDPNRTAYIALVKYDDGELAYIIAPQRVAPGDKVIAGEKVDAKPGNAMLLGQMPVGTIVHNIEMKPGKGGQIARAAGTYCQVVGRDKGMVIVRMNSGEQRYIRSDCMATVGAVSNSDNSNTTLAKAGRNRWRGKRPLTRGVAKNPVDHPHGGGEGRTSGGRHPVTPWGKPTKGARTRSNKQTDKFIIRSRHAKKKR; this is translated from the coding sequence ATGGCACTCAAGCAATATAAACCGACGAGCCCGGCCCGCCGCGGCCTGGTCCTGGTCGACAAGTCGGCGCTCTACAAGGGCAAGCCGGTCAAGTCGCTGACCAAGGGCAAGACCAAGACGGGTGGCCGTAACAACAAGGGCCATGTCACCTCGCGCGGCATTGGCGGCGGTCACAAGCAGAAGTATCGCCTGGTCGACTTCAAGCGTCGCAAGTGGGACGTCGAAGGCACGATCGAGCGTATCGAGTACGACCCCAACCGCACGGCCTACATCGCGCTCGTCAAGTATGACGATGGCGAGCTGGCCTACATCATCGCTCCCCAGCGCGTAGCGCCGGGCGACAAGGTGATCGCGGGCGAGAAGGTCGACGCGAAGCCGGGCAACGCGATGCTGCTGGGCCAGATGCCGGTGGGCACCATCGTCCACAATATCGAGATGAAGCCGGGCAAGGGCGGCCAGATCGCGCGCGCTGCCGGCACCTACTGCCAGGTGGTGGGCCGCGATAAGGGCATGGTCATCGTCCGCATGAACTCGGGCGAGCAGCGCTACATCCGTTCGGACTGCATGGCGACTGTCGGTGCGGTGTCCAACTCGGACAACTCGAACACGACGCTGGCCAAGGCCGGTCGCAACCGCTGGCGCGGCAAGCGTCCGCTGACCCGCGGCGTCGCCAAGAACCCGGTCGATCACCCGCACGGTGGTGGTGAAGGCCGCACCTCGGGCGGCCGTCATCCGGTGACCCCGTGGGGCAAGCCGACCAAGGGTGCGCGCACTCGTTCCAACAAGCAGACGGATAAATTCATCATCCGTTCGCGCCACGCGAAGAAGAAGAGGTAA
- the rpsS gene encoding 30S ribosomal protein S19 yields the protein MARSVWKGPFVELSLLKKAEAAQEAGGNKPIKTWSRRSTILPQFVGLTFNVYNGKKFVPVAVSEEMVGMKLGEFAPTRFFPGHAADKKGKR from the coding sequence ATGGCACGTTCCGTCTGGAAAGGACCCTTCGTCGAACTGTCGCTGCTGAAGAAAGCCGAAGCAGCGCAGGAAGCTGGTGGCAACAAGCCGATCAAGACCTGGTCGCGCCGTTCCACCATCCTCCCGCAGTTCGTGGGCCTCACGTTCAACGTTTATAACGGCAAGAAATTCGTGCCGGTCGCCGTCTCGGAAGAGATGGTGGGCATGAAGCTTGGTGAATTCGCGCCGACGCGCTTCTTCCCGGGCCACGCCGCCGACAAGAAAGGCAAGCGCTAA
- the rplV gene encoding 50S ribosomal protein L22 — translation MGKPKSPRKVGDNEAIATATMIRGSAQKLNLVAGLIRGRKVEDALNILKFSKKGMAEDAYKVLASAVANAENNHNLDVDALIVAEASVGKSITMKRFATRARGRSTRIEKPFSKLRVVVREQEEA, via the coding sequence ATGGGTAAGCCCAAATCGCCTCGCAAGGTCGGTGACAATGAAGCGATCGCGACCGCAACCATGATCCGTGGTTCGGCGCAGAAGCTCAATCTTGTCGCGGGCCTGATCCGCGGCCGCAAGGTCGAAGACGCCCTCAACATCCTCAAATTCTCCAAGAAGGGGATGGCCGAGGATGCCTACAAGGTGCTCGCGTCGGCTGTGGCCAATGCGGAGAACAACCACAATCTCGACGTCGATGCGCTCATCGTGGCGGAAGCCTCGGTCGGCAAGTCGATCACCATGAAGCGTTTCGCGACCCGTGCGCGCGGCCGTTCGACCCGGATCGAAAAGCCGTTCAGCAAGCTGCGTGTCGTCGTTCGCGAGCAGGAAGAAGCCTAA
- the rpsC gene encoding 30S ribosomal protein S3, which yields MGQKSSPVGLRLQINRTWDSRWFAEGHDYGKQLLEDLKIRRYIMKNLPQAAISKVVIERPAKLCRISIYAARPGVIIGKKGADIEKLKKQLAGMTDSEISLNIVEIRKPEIDARLVAQGVADQLERRVAFRRAMKRAVQSALRLGAEGIRITCSGRLGGAEIARTEWYREGRVPLHTLRGNVDYAEAEAHTAYGVCGVKCWVFKGEILGHDPLAQDRLMMEAQTSGVRPARDRR from the coding sequence ATGGGTCAGAAAAGCTCCCCCGTCGGCCTGCGTCTGCAGATCAACCGGACCTGGGATTCGCGCTGGTTCGCTGAAGGCCATGACTATGGCAAGCAGCTGCTCGAGGATCTCAAAATCCGTCGCTACATCATGAAGAACCTGCCCCAGGCAGCGATCTCCAAGGTAGTGATCGAGCGTCCGGCCAAGCTGTGCCGCATTTCGATCTATGCCGCCCGCCCGGGTGTCATCATCGGCAAGAAGGGCGCCGACATCGAGAAGCTGAAGAAGCAGCTTGCCGGCATGACTGACAGCGAAATCAGCCTCAACATCGTCGAAATCCGCAAGCCGGAAATCGACGCCCGCCTGGTTGCCCAGGGTGTTGCGGACCAGCTCGAGCGTCGCGTTGCATTCCGCCGCGCCATGAAGCGCGCCGTCCAGTCGGCGCTGCGTCTTGGCGCTGAAGGCATTCGTATCACCTGTTCGGGTCGTCTCGGCGGCGCGGAAATCGCGCGTACCGAATGGTATCGCGAAGGGCGCGTGCCGCTGCACACGCTGCGCGGTAACGTCGACTATGCCGAAGCCGAAGCGCACACTGCCTATGGCGTGTGCGGCGTCAAGTGCTGGGTGTTCAAGGGCGAGATCCTTGGCCACGACCCGCTGGCGCAGGATCGTCTCATGATGGAAGCGCAGACTTCGGGCGTTCGCCCGGCGCGCGACCGCAGGTAG
- the rplP gene encoding 50S ribosomal protein L16, whose amino-acid sequence MLQPKRTKFRKAFKGRIHGNAKGGTELNFGAYGLKALEPERITARQIEAARRAITRHMRRQGRLWIRIFPDVPVSKKPAEVRMGKGKGSPEFWAARVKPGRILFELDGIPGPLAKAAFERAAEKLPIKTKVVARLGESLIEEKK is encoded by the coding sequence ATGCTGCAACCGAAGCGCACCAAATTCCGCAAGGCCTTCAAGGGCCGTATTCACGGGAACGCCAAGGGTGGCACCGAACTGAACTTCGGCGCCTATGGCCTCAAGGCACTTGAGCCCGAGCGCATTACCGCGCGCCAGATCGAAGCGGCTCGCCGCGCGATCACGCGTCACATGCGCCGCCAGGGTCGCCTGTGGATCCGTATCTTCCCGGACGTGCCGGTGTCGAAGAAGCCTGCCGAAGTCCGCATGGGTAAAGGTAAGGGCAGCCCCGAATTCTGGGCCGCCCGCGTCAAGCCCGGCCGCATTCTTTTCGAGCTGGACGGTATTCCCGGTCCGCTTGCCAAGGCCGCTTTCGAGCGCGCTGCGGAGAAGCTGCCGATCAAGACCAAGGTCGTGGCCCGCCTCGGTGAGAGCCTGATCGAGGAGAAGAAGTAA
- the rpmC gene encoding 50S ribosomal protein L29 — MSKIDDLKAKTDDQLAEELTQLKKEQFNLRFQAATNQLEKPSRVREVRRTIARIKTLQSQRAAEAAKA; from the coding sequence ATGAGCAAAATCGACGATCTCAAAGCGAAGACCGACGACCAGCTCGCCGAAGAACTGACGCAGCTGAAGAAGGAGCAGTTCAACCTGCGCTTCCAGGCTGCCACGAACCAGCTCGAAAAGCCGAGCCGCGTGCGTGAAGTGCGTCGCACCATCGCCCGCATCAAGACGCTGCAGTCGCAGCGTGCGGCTGAAGCGGCCAAGGCTTAG
- the rplN gene encoding 50S ribosomal protein L14, with product MIQMQSNLDVADNSGAKRVQCIKVLGGSKRRTASVGDIIVVSVKEAAPRGKVKKGDVHRAVIVRTRKDIRRKDGSVIRFDGNAAVLVNKNEEPIGTRIFGPVVRELRAKKHMKIISLAPEVL from the coding sequence ATGATCCAGATGCAGTCGAACCTCGACGTGGCGGATAACTCGGGTGCCAAGCGTGTCCAGTGCATCAAGGTGCTGGGCGGCTCGAAGCGCCGTACTGCCTCGGTCGGCGACATCATCGTGGTGTCGGTCAAGGAAGCCGCTCCGCGCGGCAAGGTGAAGAAAGGTGACGTGCATCGTGCCGTCATCGTGCGCACCCGCAAGGATATCCGCCGGAAGGATGGCTCGGTCATCCGCTTCGACGGCAATGCCGCGGTGCTCGTGAACAAGAATGAGGAACCGATCGGTACCCGTATCTTCGGCCCGGTCGTGCGTGAACTTCGTGCCAAGAAGCACATGAAGATCATCAGCCTCGCTCCGGAGGTGCTGTAA
- the rplX gene encoding 50S ribosomal protein L24 has product MAQKIKKGDEVVVLSGKDKGKTGTVTNVDPKAGKVTVEGVNIITRHKKPTQMDPNGGLEKREAPLYVSKVALADPKDGKPTRVRFEVAKDGKKVRVATRSGEKIDG; this is encoded by the coding sequence ATGGCGCAGAAGATCAAGAAGGGTGACGAGGTCGTCGTCCTGTCCGGCAAGGACAAGGGCAAGACCGGTACCGTCACCAATGTCGATCCCAAGGCGGGCAAAGTCACCGTCGAGGGCGTGAACATCATCACGCGGCACAAGAAGCCGACGCAGATGGACCCCAATGGCGGTCTCGAAAAGCGTGAAGCCCCGCTTTACGTCTCGAAGGTTGCGCTCGCCGATCCCAAGGACGGCAAGCCGACCCGCGTGCGCTTCGAAGTCGCCAAGGATGGCAAGAAGGTCCGCGTCGCGACGCGTTCCGGGGAGAAGATCGATGGCTGA